A genomic window from Chitinophaga pollutisoli includes:
- a CDS encoding rhodanese-like domain-containing protein has product MPELDKTYWNTRYERGETEWDMGTVSPPLRDYFDQLPNKNLRVLIPGGGNSYEAKYLWDSGFRDITVLDISTVIIERLKQKYAGTGIKFETGDFFEHEAEYDLIVEQTFLCALDPALRQAYARHMYDLLWEEGRLVGVLFNREFESPGPPSAVASRFTAGCSNHISVSKLSPPVIIHTPPARAGKSSSTSGSSTALPAGAADRLPQIAYLYALAIEDKTITEPMKHLITIAAFLCCFTAASAQHAVSPDMFEKGLRQPSVQLLDVRTAKEFKTGHLPNALQADFTNKTEFAERVKSLDKDKPVFVYCLVGGRSNGAAKWLTDNGFTNVTDLSGGINAWRAEGKAVTGAQQGPQMSPDLYKQAIASSQWILVDVGAEWCPPCRKMAPVVKQFTEEKKIKVLNVDGGNDLDVMKANNVTQIPTFILYKDGKEVWRKSGIVEAEAFRKAMK; this is encoded by the coding sequence ATGCCAGAACTGGATAAAACTTATTGGAATACGCGCTATGAGCGCGGGGAAACCGAGTGGGACATGGGAACCGTATCACCTCCCTTACGGGATTATTTCGACCAGTTGCCGAACAAAAACCTCCGGGTACTTATTCCCGGCGGCGGTAACAGTTATGAAGCCAAGTATTTGTGGGACAGTGGCTTCCGCGATATTACCGTGTTGGATATTTCCACTGTCATCATCGAGCGGCTGAAGCAGAAATATGCCGGAACGGGCATTAAGTTCGAGACGGGGGATTTTTTCGAGCATGAGGCGGAGTATGACCTGATCGTGGAGCAGACTTTCCTTTGCGCGTTGGATCCCGCGCTCCGGCAAGCCTACGCACGGCATATGTACGACCTGCTCTGGGAAGAAGGCCGCCTGGTAGGTGTGCTCTTCAACCGCGAATTCGAATCTCCCGGCCCCCCTTCGGCGGTGGCATCAAGGTTTACCGCAGGATGTTCGAACCATATTTCAGTTTCAAAACTTTCGCCCCCTGTTATAATTCACACCCCGCCCGCCAGGGCCGGGAAGTCTTCATCAACTTCCGGAAGCTCGACAGCGTTGCCCGCCGGCGCAGCTGACCGTTTGCCGCAGATTGCGTACCTTTATGCTTTAGCCATAGAAGACAAAACAATCACGGAACCGATGAAACATCTCATAACCATTGCCGCTTTTCTCTGCTGCTTTACCGCCGCCAGCGCCCAGCACGCCGTTTCTCCCGATATGTTCGAAAAAGGCCTCCGCCAGCCCTCCGTTCAACTGCTCGATGTGCGCACCGCCAAAGAATTCAAAACCGGCCACCTGCCCAATGCGCTCCAGGCCGATTTCACCAATAAAACTGAATTCGCCGAACGCGTCAAATCCCTCGACAAGGATAAACCGGTATTCGTGTACTGCCTCGTAGGCGGCCGTAGCAACGGCGCCGCCAAATGGCTCACCGACAATGGTTTCACGAACGTAACCGATCTTTCCGGCGGTATCAACGCCTGGAGAGCCGAAGGCAAAGCCGTCACCGGCGCGCAACAAGGTCCCCAGATGAGCCCCGACCTCTACAAACAGGCCATCGCCAGCAGCCAGTGGATCCTGGTGGATGTCGGCGCCGAATGGTGCCCGCCCTGCCGCAAAATGGCGCCCGTAGTGAAACAGTTCACCGAAGAAAAGAAAATCAAAGTCCTCAACGTAGACGGCGGAAACGACCTCGATGTCATGAAAGCTAACAACGTCACTCAAATACCCACCTTCATCCTGTACAAAGACGGGAAGGAAGTTTGGCGGAAATCCGGCATCGTGGAAGCGGAAGCATTCCGCAAAGCGATGAAATAA
- a CDS encoding carboxypeptidase M32, producing MTVQKTSAALYDEYKERMQKIADVRNAASVLGWDQETYLPEKGAGFRGQQLTTLSTIAHELSTEPALGDLLRELKERSDLDHIQRKNVQLSAEDFEKQRKYPASFVAELSTATNAAYHAWIKSRKEKDFSVFEPQLAKMVELKKRETQILGFSGHPYDALLDEYEKGADVAMLDAIFRDVRQSLLPMLQKIALQTPPDKKFLNRLYPKDQQWQFGIDILKAMGYDFGAGRQDVSEHPFTTSFNPQDVRVTTRIDEQDLGNMTWSCIHEGGHALYEQGLPLEQYGLPCGEAASLGIHESQSRLWENNVGRSLIFWQKHYGHLQGLFRANLQAVPIMDFYKAINLVQPSLIRTEADELTYHFHVMIRYEIEKGLIGGELQTKDLRDIWNKFYLDYLDVKVPDDMQGVLQDIHWSHGSFGYFPTYSLGSFYAAQFHAAARKQITGLDSAIADGRYDGLLHWLRDNIHRHGRYYTSNELCEKVTGEKLNFKHFMAYAQEKYGKIYNLGA from the coding sequence ATGACAGTGCAAAAAACTTCAGCAGCCCTTTACGACGAATACAAAGAACGGATGCAGAAAATCGCCGATGTGCGCAATGCCGCCTCGGTGCTCGGTTGGGACCAGGAAACTTACCTCCCCGAAAAAGGCGCCGGCTTCCGCGGCCAGCAACTCACCACCCTCAGCACCATCGCCCATGAACTGTCGACCGAACCCGCGCTCGGAGACCTCCTCCGCGAACTGAAAGAACGCTCCGACCTCGACCACATCCAACGCAAAAACGTACAGTTGTCGGCCGAAGACTTCGAAAAACAACGCAAATACCCTGCATCCTTCGTGGCCGAGCTTTCCACTGCCACCAACGCCGCCTACCACGCCTGGATCAAATCCCGCAAGGAGAAAGATTTCTCCGTTTTCGAACCGCAACTCGCCAAAATGGTGGAGCTGAAGAAACGGGAAACCCAAATCCTCGGCTTCTCCGGCCACCCTTACGACGCACTGCTCGACGAATACGAAAAAGGCGCCGACGTGGCTATGCTCGACGCTATCTTCCGCGACGTCCGCCAGTCGCTGCTGCCCATGCTGCAAAAAATAGCGCTGCAAACGCCGCCCGATAAAAAATTCCTGAACCGCCTCTATCCCAAAGACCAGCAATGGCAATTCGGGATCGACATTCTCAAGGCCATGGGCTACGATTTCGGGGCGGGCCGCCAGGATGTATCGGAACACCCGTTCACCACGAGCTTCAACCCGCAGGACGTGCGCGTGACCACGCGCATCGACGAGCAGGACCTCGGCAATATGACCTGGAGCTGCATCCACGAAGGCGGGCACGCCCTCTATGAGCAGGGCCTTCCCCTGGAGCAGTACGGCCTCCCCTGCGGCGAAGCCGCCAGTCTTGGCATCCACGAATCGCAGAGCAGGCTATGGGAAAACAATGTGGGCCGCAGCCTCATCTTCTGGCAGAAACACTACGGCCACCTGCAAGGGCTCTTCCGCGCCAACCTCCAGGCCGTGCCCATCATGGATTTCTACAAAGCCATCAACCTCGTGCAGCCGTCCCTCATCCGCACGGAAGCCGACGAGCTGACTTACCATTTCCATGTAATGATCCGGTACGAGATCGAAAAAGGGCTGATCGGCGGGGAGCTTCAAACCAAAGACCTCCGCGACATATGGAATAAATTCTACCTCGATTACCTCGACGTCAAAGTGCCAGATGATATGCAGGGCGTGCTGCAGGACATCCACTGGAGCCACGGCAGTTTCGGGTACTTCCCGACCTATTCCCTCGGCAGCTTCTACGCCGCACAGTTCCATGCCGCCGCCAGGAAGCAGATCACCGGCCTCGACAGCGCCATCGCCGACGGGCGTTACGACGGGCTGTTGCATTGGCTGCGCGATAACATCCACCGCCACGGCAGGTATTACACTTCCAATGAGTTATGTGAAAAGGTGACGGGCGAGAAACTCAACTTCAAACATTTTATGGCGTACGCACAAGAGAAATACGGAAAGATCTATAATTTGGGGGCCTGA
- a CDS encoding Nif3-like dinuclear metal center hexameric protein, with translation MTIQSIIQALERFAPPAYQESYDNAGLLFGNPDWELKGALLTLDATEAVLDEAIAKGCNLVVAHHPVVFGGLKRITGRNYVERVAIKAIKHDIAVYAAHTNLDNVRAGVSAMMAKQLGLEKTRVLDPKEDLLRKLYTFVPAGQAAAVQDALFAAGAGHIGNYSECSFSGEGTGTFRGGEGTDPFVGRPGERHSEAEVKLEVIFPAQLEGKVTAALLKAHPYEEVAFDVVKLENRWAEVGSGLIGELPEAMDEMAFLGMVKERFRTGCVRYTP, from the coding sequence ATGACGATTCAATCCATCATACAAGCGCTGGAGCGTTTTGCGCCGCCGGCTTACCAGGAAAGTTACGATAATGCGGGGCTGTTGTTCGGGAATCCGGACTGGGAGTTGAAGGGTGCGCTGCTCACACTGGATGCCACGGAGGCAGTGCTCGACGAGGCGATCGCGAAGGGTTGCAACCTGGTGGTGGCGCATCATCCTGTTGTTTTCGGCGGGCTGAAGCGGATCACGGGCCGGAATTACGTGGAAAGGGTGGCGATCAAGGCCATTAAACATGATATTGCCGTGTACGCGGCGCATACGAACCTCGACAATGTGCGGGCAGGCGTGAGCGCGATGATGGCGAAGCAGCTGGGGCTGGAGAAGACGCGGGTGCTGGATCCGAAGGAAGACCTGTTGCGGAAGCTGTACACTTTTGTGCCGGCCGGCCAGGCCGCGGCGGTGCAGGATGCGCTGTTTGCGGCGGGGGCGGGGCATATCGGGAACTACAGCGAATGCAGTTTTTCGGGGGAGGGAACGGGGACGTTCAGGGGCGGCGAGGGGACAGATCCCTTCGTGGGCAGGCCCGGAGAACGGCATAGTGAGGCGGAAGTAAAGCTGGAGGTGATTTTCCCGGCGCAGCTGGAGGGGAAAGTGACGGCCGCGTTGCTGAAGGCGCATCCTTACGAGGAGGTGGCTTTCGACGTGGTAAAGCTCGAGAACCGCTGGGCCGAGGTAGGCTCGGGGCTGATCGGCGAGTTGCCGGAGGCGATGGACGAAATGGCGTTCCTCGGGATGGTGAAGGAGCGCTTCCGCACGGGGTGCGTCCGGTATACCCCCTGA
- a CDS encoding Nif3-like dinuclear metal center hexameric protein, which yields MCGGAGSFLLKQARAAGADAYVSADFKYHEFFDAENQLIVADVGHFESEQFAVDLFYHILTENFSNFAPLKSTINTNPVNYL from the coding sequence GTGTGCGGCGGGGCGGGGAGCTTTTTGCTGAAACAGGCCCGGGCGGCCGGGGCAGATGCCTACGTGTCGGCCGATTTCAAGTACCATGAATTTTTTGATGCTGAAAATCAATTAATTGTGGCAGACGTCGGACATTTTGAAAGCGAACAGTTCGCAGTAGACTTATTTTATCATATATTGACTGAAAATTTTAGTAACTTCGCGCCTCTAAAATCTACCATCAACACAAACCCGGTAAATTATTTATAA
- a CDS encoding C4-type zinc ribbon domain-containing protein, protein MATVKEYNVEEKLVSVLRLQKIDSKLDEIQILKGELPIEVRDLEDEIEGLNHRLAHIEDEIKGIQDFVAAKKNAIKDAEALAKKYEKQQDNVKNSREFEAISKEIEMQQLEIKLAEKHIRDANDDIKEKSRSLEVAKRTISDKETNLKHKKGELEKIISETEKEENGFEKQSEEAREKVDPRLLAAYEKIRKNYRNGLAVVTVVRDSCGGCFNAIPPQRQAEIRQRKKIIVCEHCGRIVVDNDLDATVTI, encoded by the coding sequence ATGGCTACTGTAAAAGAATACAACGTTGAGGAAAAGCTGGTTTCTGTACTGCGGTTACAGAAGATCGATTCCAAGTTGGATGAAATCCAGATCCTGAAAGGGGAGTTGCCGATCGAAGTTCGGGATCTTGAGGATGAGATTGAAGGCCTGAACCACCGCCTGGCTCACATTGAAGACGAGATCAAGGGCATTCAGGATTTCGTAGCCGCGAAGAAAAACGCCATCAAGGACGCGGAAGCGCTGGCCAAGAAGTACGAGAAGCAGCAGGATAACGTGAAGAACAGCCGCGAATTCGAAGCGATTTCGAAAGAGATCGAGATGCAGCAGCTGGAGATCAAACTGGCAGAAAAGCACATCCGCGACGCCAACGACGATATCAAAGAAAAATCCCGTTCCCTCGAAGTGGCCAAACGTACCATTTCGGATAAGGAAACGAACCTGAAACATAAGAAAGGCGAGCTCGAGAAGATCATTTCCGAGACAGAGAAAGAAGAGAACGGTTTTGAAAAACAAAGCGAGGAAGCCCGTGAGAAAGTGGATCCCCGCCTTCTCGCAGCTTACGAGAAAATCCGCAAAAATTACCGCAACGGCCTCGCCGTGGTAACGGTAGTGCGCGATTCCTGCGGCGGTTGCTTCAACGCAATCCCACCGCAACGCCAGGCGGAAATCCGTCAGCGTAAAAAGATCATCGTTTGCGAACATTGCGGACGCATCGTGGTAGATAACGATCTCGACGCCACCGTAACGATTTAA
- a CDS encoding tetratricopeptide repeat protein, producing MRFTFLFALICSISLAVSARQPGYDFNDRCQQAYHAIMQLRLQTGLSLLEAEKRENPDNLIPYFIENYADFFTLFFNEDANAYASRRKLRATRLDKLAEGPSDSPFHLYTQAVVKFQWALIKVKFGEKWDAVWEVRKSYLTLKDNERKHPGFLPNKMVLGPMQTVFGTIPEGYKWITNTLGLRGSIKQGMANLQQVIDSRDPVADIFREESWYYYCYLKLFIENKPEQLWDFVEKKQLDTKNNYLFALMVANLSLNNQKADQGIRVLEGRRQSSEYTALWYAEYALGLMKFERGDADAIAHLERFVGGFKGKFYVKEALQRLSWAYYLKGDMNKAQYYRNLVPQRGNLETDADKQAQKEAKGGKWPHPVLLKARLLSDGGFYTDARDLLLSKKTTDFQLVEQKLEYAYRLARIYDEMGNDSAALRLYDATIKIGSNRPEYYAARASLQAGYIYEKSGDKAKARQYFQTCLDMEGHDYKNSLDQRAKSGMLRLDGK from the coding sequence ATGCGTTTCACATTCCTTTTCGCCCTGATATGCAGTATATCCTTAGCCGTAAGCGCGCGGCAACCGGGGTACGACTTCAACGACCGCTGCCAGCAAGCTTATCACGCCATCATGCAGCTGCGTCTTCAAACGGGCCTTTCCCTGCTGGAAGCAGAAAAACGCGAAAACCCCGATAACCTTATTCCCTACTTCATCGAAAATTACGCGGATTTCTTCACCCTCTTTTTCAATGAAGACGCCAACGCGTACGCCAGCCGCCGGAAGCTCCGCGCCACCCGGCTCGACAAACTGGCCGAAGGTCCGTCCGACAGCCCGTTTCATCTTTACACCCAGGCCGTGGTAAAATTCCAGTGGGCGCTGATCAAGGTGAAATTCGGCGAGAAGTGGGACGCCGTGTGGGAAGTGCGCAAATCTTATCTCACCCTGAAAGACAACGAGCGGAAGCATCCCGGCTTCCTGCCCAATAAAATGGTCCTCGGACCGATGCAAACCGTTTTCGGCACCATTCCCGAAGGGTATAAATGGATCACCAACACCCTTGGCCTGCGCGGCAGCATCAAACAAGGAATGGCCAATTTGCAACAGGTGATCGACAGCCGCGACCCCGTGGCCGATATTTTCCGCGAAGAATCCTGGTATTACTACTGCTACCTCAAGCTTTTCATCGAAAACAAACCCGAGCAGCTCTGGGATTTTGTGGAGAAAAAGCAGCTCGATACAAAAAATAACTATCTTTTCGCCCTGATGGTAGCCAACCTGAGCCTCAACAACCAGAAGGCCGACCAAGGTATCCGTGTGCTGGAAGGGCGCCGCCAGAGCTCCGAATACACGGCGCTCTGGTATGCGGAATATGCGCTCGGTCTCATGAAGTTCGAGCGGGGAGATGCGGATGCCATCGCCCACCTGGAGCGCTTCGTAGGCGGATTTAAAGGCAAATTCTATGTGAAGGAGGCTCTCCAGCGCCTGAGCTGGGCTTACTACCTGAAAGGCGATATGAACAAGGCGCAATATTACCGGAACCTCGTTCCACAACGCGGCAACCTGGAAACGGACGCCGATAAACAGGCCCAGAAGGAAGCTAAGGGCGGCAAATGGCCGCATCCCGTGCTCCTGAAAGCCCGGCTGCTGAGCGACGGCGGCTTTTACACCGACGCGCGCGACCTGCTGCTGTCCAAAAAAACAACGGACTTCCAGCTGGTAGAGCAAAAGCTCGAATACGCCTATCGCCTGGCACGGATTTACGATGAAATGGGGAACGACTCCGCCGCCCTCCGCCTCTACGACGCTACCATCAAGATCGGGAGCAACCGGCCCGAATACTATGCCGCAAGGGCATCGCTCCAGGCCGGGTATATCTATGAAAAATCGGGTGACAAGGCGAAAGCCCGCCAATACTTCCAGACCTGTCTCGACATGGAAGGCCACGATTACAAGAATTCCCTGGACCAGCGCGCCAAATCCGGCATGCTGCGCCTCGACGGAAAATAA
- the recN gene encoding DNA repair protein RecN — MLYRLVIQNYAIIDELEVDFAGNLNVITGETGAGKSILLGALSLILGERADPAVLFDKTRKCVIEGAFRVKTAQVQPFFDANELDLDDPVIIRREISAAGKSRAFINDTPVNLSQLQELSALLVDLHQQFDTLEVGKSNFQREVVDALAGHTDLLQAYGKRFTQYARLQKELREMNALRDNANKEADYNKFLLDELLDINLQENEIESLEAEQQLLGHAEEIKGTLNRIYFQLKEDEQPLLQQLRQLQQSLQGLAGFHKDVPPLAERMQSSYLELQDLASEVERLNDGVQFDGERMEQLNERLALAYKLMKKHGVQDTAALLAIRDSLQEKLDGVLNLDDRIRDTERQLAACQEVLELDAQKLSEQRKAQTEPFEARVNALLAQVGMPNARLRVDIAEGALQAYGKDNIEFLFDANRSNQFGPIRKVASGGELSRLMLCIKSLVARSVSLPTLIFDEIDTGISGEAAKQVGIIMKELARGHQVICITHQPQLAGKADAHYFVYKQLVDDKVKTGVRLLSQDERITAIAKMLGGEKPTQAALENAREMVMQ, encoded by the coding sequence ATGTTATACCGCCTGGTTATTCAGAATTACGCGATCATCGACGAACTGGAAGTCGACTTTGCCGGCAACCTTAACGTCATCACCGGCGAAACCGGCGCCGGTAAATCCATTCTGTTGGGCGCCCTGAGCCTTATCCTCGGCGAAAGGGCCGATCCCGCCGTATTGTTCGATAAAACCCGTAAATGCGTCATTGAAGGCGCATTCCGCGTGAAAACGGCACAGGTGCAGCCCTTCTTCGATGCCAACGAGCTCGATCTCGACGACCCCGTGATCATCCGCCGTGAAATCAGCGCCGCCGGCAAGTCACGCGCGTTCATCAACGATACGCCCGTCAACCTCTCCCAGCTCCAGGAACTCAGCGCCCTGCTGGTAGACCTTCACCAGCAGTTCGATACCCTGGAAGTCGGGAAGTCCAACTTCCAGCGCGAAGTGGTGGACGCCCTCGCCGGGCATACGGACCTCCTCCAGGCTTATGGAAAACGCTTCACGCAATACGCCCGCCTGCAGAAAGAACTCCGGGAAATGAACGCCCTCCGTGATAATGCCAACAAAGAAGCCGATTATAACAAGTTCCTGCTCGACGAGCTGCTCGACATCAATCTGCAGGAAAACGAAATAGAAAGCCTCGAAGCAGAGCAGCAGCTGCTGGGGCACGCCGAAGAGATCAAAGGCACGCTCAACCGGATCTATTTCCAGCTGAAGGAAGACGAACAGCCTCTCCTCCAACAGCTCCGCCAGCTGCAACAAAGTCTCCAGGGCCTAGCCGGCTTCCATAAAGACGTGCCCCCGCTGGCGGAAAGGATGCAGTCGAGCTACCTCGAGCTGCAGGACCTCGCCTCCGAAGTGGAGCGTCTCAACGACGGCGTGCAGTTCGACGGCGAGCGGATGGAGCAGCTAAACGAGCGCCTGGCGCTCGCCTACAAACTCATGAAGAAGCATGGCGTACAGGATACGGCGGCGCTGCTGGCCATCCGCGACAGCCTGCAGGAGAAGCTCGACGGCGTCCTCAACCTCGACGACCGGATCCGGGATACCGAGCGGCAGCTGGCAGCGTGCCAGGAAGTGCTGGAGCTGGACGCGCAAAAGCTGTCCGAACAGCGCAAGGCGCAGACGGAGCCGTTCGAAGCCAGGGTGAATGCCTTGCTGGCGCAGGTAGGCATGCCCAATGCCCGCCTCCGGGTGGATATCGCGGAAGGGGCCTTGCAGGCCTACGGGAAGGATAACATTGAGTTCCTGTTCGACGCCAACCGCAGCAACCAGTTCGGGCCCATCCGGAAGGTGGCTTCGGGCGGGGAGCTCAGCCGGCTGATGTTGTGTATCAAGTCGCTGGTGGCCCGTTCGGTTTCCTTGCCCACGCTCATTTTCGACGAGATCGATACCGGCATTTCAGGCGAAGCGGCCAAACAGGTGGGGATTATCATGAAAGAGCTGGCCCGCGGGCACCAGGTGATCTGCATCACCCACCAGCCCCAACTGGCCGGCAAGGCCGATGCACACTACTTTGTGTACAAACAATTGGTGGACGACAAGGTGAAAACAGGCGTACGCCTGCTTTCACAGGATGAACGGATCACGGCCATCGCCAAGATGCTGGGCGGGGAAAAGCCTACGCAGGCGGCGCTGGAGAACGCCCGGGAGATGGTTATGCAATAA
- a CDS encoding SDR family oxidoreductase yields MAHNLLQGKKGIIFGALDENSIAWKTAVRCVEEGAQIVLTNAPIALRMGEINKLAEACNAPVIPADATSMDDLNNLFTKSMEHFGGKIDFVLHSIGMSINVRKGKPYTDLDYDFMHKGFDISAMSLHRVLQTAYKLDALNEWGSVVALTYIAAQRVFPDYSDMADAKSLLESISRSFGYHYGVAKKVRINTISQSPTRTTAGSGVKGFGDFISYADKMSPLGNASADQCADYTVTLFSDYTRMVTMQNLFHDGGFSFTGVSAAVIESMNEK; encoded by the coding sequence ATGGCTCATAACTTATTACAAGGGAAGAAAGGGATCATCTTTGGGGCGCTGGATGAAAATTCCATTGCCTGGAAAACAGCCGTGCGTTGCGTGGAAGAAGGCGCCCAGATCGTGCTGACCAACGCTCCGATTGCGCTGCGCATGGGTGAGATCAACAAGCTGGCTGAAGCCTGCAATGCCCCGGTAATACCTGCCGACGCAACGAGCATGGACGACCTGAACAACCTGTTCACCAAATCCATGGAGCATTTCGGCGGTAAGATCGATTTCGTGCTGCATTCCATTGGTATGAGTATCAACGTCCGCAAAGGAAAGCCCTATACCGACCTGGATTACGACTTTATGCACAAAGGGTTCGATATCTCCGCGATGTCGCTCCACCGTGTGCTGCAAACCGCCTACAAACTGGACGCCCTCAATGAATGGGGCTCCGTGGTGGCGCTGACCTACATCGCCGCACAACGCGTATTCCCCGATTACAGCGACATGGCGGACGCCAAGTCCCTGCTGGAATCCATCTCTCGCAGCTTCGGCTACCACTACGGCGTGGCGAAGAAGGTGCGTATCAACACCATTTCACAATCGCCCACCCGTACTACGGCAGGCAGCGGTGTGAAAGGTTTCGGCGACTTCATCTCCTACGCGGATAAAATGAGCCCGCTGGGTAACGCTTCCGCCGACCAGTGCGCGGATTACACCGTGACCCTGTTCTCCGACTACACCCGCATGGTTACGATGCAGAATCTTTTCCACGATGGTGGCTTCTCCTTCACAGGGGTTTCCGCAGCCGTGATTGAGTCCATGAACGAAAAATAA
- a CDS encoding DUF2795 domain-containing protein: MYWTLELASYLEDAPWPATKDELIDYAIRSGAPIEVIENLQELEDEGEIYEGIEDIWSDYPSQDDFFFNEDEY, encoded by the coding sequence ATGTACTGGACCTTAGAACTAGCGTCGTACCTGGAGGATGCTCCATGGCCGGCCACAAAAGACGAACTCATAGATTACGCCATCCGCTCCGGTGCACCCATCGAAGTTATCGAAAACCTTCAGGAACTGGAGGATGAAGGGGAAATTTATGAGGGCATTGAGGATATTTGGTCTGACTATCCGTCGCAAGACGACTTCTTCTTCAACGAAGACGAATACTAA
- a CDS encoding ABC transporter ATP-binding protein yields MLVARNVTKNYSNLPVLKGVDISVSKGEIVTIVGSSGAGKSTLLHILGTLDAPSGGEIFINDVQTSHLAGDALADFRNRHIGFIFQFHHLLPEFSALENVCIPGFIAGTRKSEVRERAAYLLDTLGLSSRLDHRPNQLSGGEQQRVAVARALINKPDIVMADEPTGNLDSHNARELHQLFLQLRDQFGQTFIIVTHNEELATLSDRQLVMKDGKIVS; encoded by the coding sequence ATGCTTGTTGCTCGCAATGTCACCAAAAATTATTCCAACCTGCCGGTTTTAAAGGGGGTAGATATTTCTGTCAGTAAAGGGGAGATTGTTACGATCGTGGGGTCTTCCGGGGCGGGGAAAAGTACGTTGCTGCATATCCTCGGCACGCTGGATGCGCCTTCAGGCGGGGAAATCTTCATCAATGACGTGCAAACCAGCCATTTGGCAGGAGATGCGCTGGCAGATTTCCGGAACCGCCACATCGGTTTCATTTTCCAGTTCCATCACCTGCTGCCGGAATTCAGCGCCCTCGAAAACGTGTGTATCCCGGGCTTTATCGCCGGCACCCGTAAAAGTGAAGTCAGGGAGCGGGCGGCGTATTTGCTGGACACCCTGGGGCTCTCTTCCCGTCTGGATCACCGTCCTAACCAGCTCTCGGGAGGCGAACAACAACGCGTTGCCGTGGCCAGGGCCCTCATCAATAAACCCGACATCGTGATGGCCGACGAACCCACCGGCAACCTCGACTCCCACAATGCCAGGGAACTGCATCAGCTGTTCCTCCAGCTCCGCGACCAGTTCGGTCAAACGTTTATTATCGTCACCCATAACGAGGAGCTGGCCACGCTCAGCGACCGGCAACTCGTCATGAAGGACGGAAAAATAGTTTCCTGA
- the rfbD gene encoding dTDP-4-dehydrorhamnose reductase yields MKNILVTGSKGQLGIALQAVSSRFPGFTLIPAGRDDLDISDADAISDYFSSHDFDAVVNCAAYTEVDKAETEEDAAFLLNFQAPLLLAEAALAKGCMFIHLSTDYVFDGRSSRPYTEDAETSPQTIYGASKLRGEAAVLGTNPGAIVLRTSWLYSQNGTNFALRMQELMKEKESLNVVFDQTGTPTYAPDLAVAIFTILSHPAPEGGIYHFSNEGVATWYDFAVAIKELTGAACKLQPVTSEQYPTAAMRPAYSVLNKGKIKAAFGLEIPYWKDSLAVCLGK; encoded by the coding sequence ATGAAAAACATACTGGTTACAGGTTCCAAAGGACAACTAGGCATTGCATTGCAAGCCGTTTCTTCCCGCTTCCCCGGCTTTACCCTGATCCCCGCCGGCCGCGACGATCTCGATATTTCAGATGCCGACGCCATCAGCGATTATTTCAGCAGCCATGACTTTGACGCAGTGGTAAACTGCGCTGCTTACACGGAAGTGGATAAAGCGGAAACGGAAGAAGATGCAGCCTTCCTGCTGAACTTCCAGGCGCCCCTGTTGCTGGCGGAAGCCGCACTGGCCAAAGGTTGCATGTTTATTCACTTGTCCACCGACTACGTTTTCGACGGCCGCAGCAGCCGGCCCTATACTGAAGATGCCGAAACTTCCCCGCAAACCATTTACGGCGCCTCCAAGCTCCGTGGCGAAGCGGCGGTACTGGGCACAAACCCTGGCGCCATCGTGCTCCGCACGTCGTGGTTGTACTCCCAAAACGGGACGAATTTCGCCCTGCGCATGCAGGAACTGATGAAGGAAAAAGAAAGCCTTAATGTGGTCTTCGACCAAACGGGTACGCCTACGTACGCGCCCGACCTCGCAGTGGCCATTTTCACCATACTCTCCCATCCTGCCCCTGAAGGCGGCATTTACCACTTCAGCAACGAAGGCGTGGCTACCTGGTACGATTTCGCGGTGGCGATAAAGGAACTGACCGGCGCTGCATGCAAACTGCAACCCGTCACCTCCGAACAGTACCCCACGGCGGCAATGCGCCCGGCTTACAGCGTGCTGAACAAAGGAAAGATCAAAGCGGCTTTCGGGCTGGAGATCCCTTACTGGAAAGACAGTTTGGCAGTATGCCTCGGAAAATAA